In Silene latifolia isolate original U9 population chromosome X, ASM4854445v1, whole genome shotgun sequence, the following proteins share a genomic window:
- the LOC141619860 gene encoding uncharacterized protein LOC141619860 isoform X1 codes for MKLIQPQQNPSNPFQHPITNGFLTLHNAATQQYLDTARGHYITALSARIPTNQQPLTNICAPSLPPHSTYHQLPEADQPPTPQHHHHPTTVFEMQFPKPLFNASKNQLHFNPTLSTTNTPQLPEMVDTLGVVIGQEMLRLDASQPQQALMSVSSDIGDANDSLPKGMLETSTSLHKTVESLKTELEHLKREHADFKDNDLLLQSALNNCNLKPSRCNPNNEAHLAEEDKSRHAYEEAHQNKNETDSLNIINSKRRKREHCSFNTYSQLDKRPTLTPHITEANGRTMTALDATNSVPHRIYTTCVSTSESSARIMNSEDELESSTQQPEDSNNLPTAELMVIQPRIEAHNCDRLPKFSIRDYVFSARNKDISTNWPFSEKNLQLCLKHGVKNVLPPFQPVDSFRDNSVKRCLVEKSISSEESNLNERPSVMKIHLVRDTAINRCWNQEFAEGFRDLDSFPSVREKDLAFQTTPVLCQSEVGSVSTSNLPLSEVVSDENEAAGSAANKTKSSVSQVFDKKRRTALKLPVNSRRATPEDITSACTAPSEATATKICPVCENFSSSSNTTLNAHIDQCLSSQSSPNWMNNSKLVNPRIKPRKMRSMVDICATAPQCTLEDLDRRNGSNWAINLDTTSEDTGLRIEGSNHRVSSRYTVNNFDDDSVYIDSSGRKIRILSKFNETVPSSFPKPRKDPKVRKQCRRGKRSNLFSASRKRRLVKHLKYLRVTRQKKHLLSLKVKEYSAKACAAEKATCAGHESHMKQQPTGSLGNGLEAQEQRNQIVPDSSGGCTSSFAKKNDPEATTTVCRYDLRMRSDHKVTGRKFAKKLPHFPKKPLCSIQQSMRAEHRSSGSSCGKTMRSPLKNKIQDNKQTILVPLKFRDPGFNGESTKDCVWKSLESGSTPVRSLEREIEIQSDAVLTAGSCKILHSCRTNSFDEMRSCNSETDARSNDTGDQSGAVQGCSQSGLRDTNRFSECGGGAQCNYGFAGSAETGHGEKDIDDPDLSTSLAFEETDISLNPSFDPELSTLLSSTMQCTNKFQSPLSQDGSKGYLPQHDLVEEQMLYRDVSATERSELKMGNGNFNLMEIDPILIPGPPGSDLPSFSDMGSEDLQTSSSALEHSFGDGDNVVNGDSSDSLFSAASSIFNLGVTNDHVYQGWFGASSPLDTLTVFSKSTAVKTERVASIVNDLKEGQGRSQQCCCSRKEAIPWSAAMNIQESELLVQKMSSLVAFPGEKYTYSSLTKWPYGQDDTICRSIESEKVVDSGHTSHQNITSVQSLRIGDSDSSTPAPILRLMGKDLMVVNNEEDDPSLVPAAQNVNPNSETSSKHDVTWEHHSSQSPALIGPLPYVQDPCTFSVKCFDVGPSNMINSSGSPNSTSGDTYINNPVHPRLGIHGTAPLKR; via the exons ATGAAACTAATACAACCTCAACAAAATCCATCCAACCCTTTTCAACACCCTATTACCAACGGATTTCTAACTCTTCATAATGCTGCTACTCAACAATATCTCGACACTGCTAGAGGTCATTATATCACCGCCCTTTCTGCCCGAATACCGACTAACCAGCAACCCCTTACCAATATTTGTGCACCATCACTCCCACCTCACTCTACCTACCACCAACTACCCGAAGCTGACCAACCACCCAcaccccaacaccaccaccaccccaccactGTTTTTGAAATGCAGTTTCCCAAGCCCCTCTTCAATGCCTCCAAAAACCAATTGCATTTCAACCCAACTTTATCTACAACTAACACACCCCAATTACCTGAAATGGTTGACACACTTGGGGTGGTTATTGGACAAGAAATGCTCAGGCTGGATGCTTCCCAACCTCAACAAGCTCTCATGTCTGTTTCTTCAGATATTGGCGATGCTAACGACTCTTTACCTAAGGGAATGCTGGAAACTAGTACTTCTCTACACAAAACAGTCGAGTCTCTTAAGACCGAGCTTGAGCATTTGAAGAGAGAACATGCCGACTTTAAAGATAATGATCTACTACTCCAATCTGCTCTTAACAATTGCAACTTAAAACCTTCTCGCTGCAACCCTAATAATGAAGCTCACCTGGCAGAAGAAGATAAATCTAGACATGCATATGAAGAAGCACACCAGAACAAAAATGAAACTGATTCCCTCAACATTATTAACAGTAAACGTCGTAAAAGGGAACACTGCAGCTTCAACACTTATTCTCAACTTGACAAGAGGCCAACACTCACTCCTCATATTACTGAAGCTAATGGGCGGACGATGACTGCCTTGGATGCAACTAACAGCGTGCCTCACAGAATCTATACCACCTGTGTCTCAACATCGGAGTCTAGTGCCAGGATCATGAATTCTGAAGATGAGCTTGAGTCATCAACTCAGCAACCAGAGGACTCGAATAACCTACCAACTGCAGAATTGATGGTGATACAACCAAGAATTGAGGCGCATAATTGTGACCGCCTTCCTAAATTTTCCATCAG AGATTATGTCTTTTCTGCCCGGAACAAGGATATCAGCACTAATTGGCCCTTTTCTGAGAAGAATTTGCAGCTTTGTCTGAAACATGGCGTAAAGAATGTATTGCCTCCTTTCCAGCCTGTGGATTCTTTTAGAGATAACTCAGTGAAAAGATGTTTGGTTGAGAAGAGCATTTCCAGTGAAGAAAGCAATCTTAATGAGAGGCCTTCAGTGATGAAAATTCATCTGGTACGAGACACTGCCATTAATCGTTGCTGGAATCAGGAATTTGCCGAAGGTTTCAGGGATCTGGATTCTTTTCCATCTGTGCGAGAAAAAGACTTGGCATTCCAGACAACTCCTGTCCTTTGTCAATCTGAGGTGGGGTCGGTCTCCACAAGCAACCTTCCATTGTCTGAGGTTGTCTCTGATGAAAATGAAGCTGCAGGTTCTGCTGCCAACAAGACTAAGAGTTCAGTCTCACAAGTATTTGACAAGAAGCGTAGAACGGCATTGAAATTACCAGTGAACAGTAGGCGGGCTACACCTGAAGATATTACTTCTGCTTGCACGGCTCCTTCAGAAGCAACGGCTACTAAAATCTGCCCTGTTTGTGAAAATTTTTCATCATCTTCAAATACTACTTTAAATGCCCATATTGATCAGTGCCTTTCTTCTCAATCTAGTCCAAACTGGATGAATAATTCCAAGCTAGTTAACCCTAGAATAAAGCCAAGAAAAATGAGATCAATGGTTGACATCTGCGCAACAGCCCCACAGTGCACCTTAGAAGATTTGGACAGGAGAAATGGCTCTAACTGGGCTATAAATCTAGACACTACTTCTGAAGATACTGGATTGCGCATTGAAGGGAGTAATCATAGAGTATCTTCAAGATATACTGTTAATAATTTTGATGATGATTCCGTTTATATTGACTCCAGTGGCAGAAAAATCCGTATCCTTTCAAAGTTCAATGAAACAGTGCCATCATCATTTCCTAAGCCTAGAAAGGATCCAAAAGTGAGGAAGCAATGTAGAAGGGGCAAGAGATCTAATTTGTTTTCTGCAAGTAGGAAGAGGCGTCTTGTGAAACATTTGAAGTATCTTAGAGTCACACGCCAGAAAAAACACCTCTTGTCTCTTAAGGTCAAGGAATACTCTGCTAAA GCTTGTGCGGCTGAAAAGGCTACATGTGCAGGTCATGAAAGCCACATGAAGCAGCAACCAACTGGCTCACTTGGTAATGGACTCGAAGCTCAAGAGCAGAGGAATCAAATAGTTCCCGACTCTTCAGGTGGATGTACATCCTCCTTTGCAAAGAAAAATGACCCTGAAGCTACTACCACAGTCTGCAGGTATGACTTGCGGATGAGGAGCGATCACAAAGTCACCGGGAGAAAATTTGCTAAAAAGCTTCCACATTTCCCAAAGAAACCTCTGTGTTCCATCCAGCAAAGCATGAGAGCAGAGCACAGGAGTTCGGGTTCTTCTTGTGGAAAGACAATGCGTAGTCCACTAAAAAACAAAATCCAAGACAACAAACAGACGATCCTGGTACCCTTGAAGTTTCGGGATCCTGGCTTCAATGGGGAAAGCACCAAAGATTGTGTATGGAAGTCTTTGGAGTCTGGATCAACTCCAGTGCGTTCACTTGAAAGAGAAATTGAGATTCAGTCCGATGCCGTACTTACTGCTGGAAGCTGTAAAATATTACATAGTTGCCGGACCAACTCATTTGATGAGATGAGATCCTGCAATTCAGAGACTGATGCACGGTCAAATGACACTGGAGATCAATCTGGTGCCGTGCAAGGTTGTAGTCAGAGTGGTTTAAGAGACACAAATAGGTTTAGTGAGTGTGGTGGTGGCGCCCAATGTAATTATGGTTTTGCTGGATCTGCTGAAACAGGGCATGGGGAAAAGGATATTGATGATCCTGATTTATCTACTAGTTTGGCTTTTGAAGAAACTGATATCAGTTTAAACCCGTCTTTTGATCCTGAGTTGTCTACGCTTCTCTCTAGCACAATGCAGTGTACAAACAAATTTCAGAGTCCGTTATCCCAGGATGGGTCAAAGGGTTATCTTCCTCAACATGATCTGGTGGAGGAGCAGatgttgtatagagatgtatctGCCACTGAAAGATCAGAGCTGAAGATGGGAAATGGCAATTTCAATTTAATGGAAATTGACCCAATACTCATACCCGGACCACCAGGATCTGATTTACCTAGTTTCAGCGATATGGGCTCTGAAGATCTGCAAACGAGCTCATCAGCCTTGGAACATTCTTTTGGAGATGGAGACAATGTGGTTAATGGGGATTCATCAGATTCTCTTTTTTCGGCAGCATCCTCTATTTTCAACCTGGGTGTCACAAATGATCATGTTTATCAAGGATGGTTCGGTGCTAGTTCACCATTGGATACTTTGACGGTATTTTCAAAATCCACAGCTGTCAAAACTGAAAGAGTTGCTTCTATTGTTAATGATTTAAAAGAAGGCCAGGGCAGAAGCCAGCAATGCTGCTGTTCACGGAAGGAAGCGATTCCTTGGAGTGCTGCTATGAATATCCAAGAATCTGAACTTCTGGTGCAGAAAATGTCATCTTTGGTGGCCTTCCCTGGAGAAAAGTACACCTATTCAAGTTTGACTAAATGGCCATATGGTCAAGATGACACAATTTGTCGGAGTATAGAGTCAGAGAAAGTAGTCGATTCTGGTCATACCTCGCATCAGAATATCACGTCTGTTCAATCCCTAAGAATTGGGGACTCTGATTCTTCAACTCCTGCTCCAATTCTTAGGTTGATGGGTAAGGACTTAATGGTAGTCAACAACGAGGAAGATGATCCTTCACTGGTCCCTGCAGCTCAAAATGTGAACCCGAACTCTGAAACCTCTTCCAAGCATGACGTAACTTGGGAGCATCACTCCTCTCAAAGTCCGGCTCTTATTGGGCCTCTACCGTATGTGCAAGATCCATGTACTTTCTCTGTAAAATGCTTTGATGTTGGGCCATCAAATATGATAAACAGCTCTGGGAGCCCAAACAGTACATCTGGTGACACGTACATCAACAACCCCGTGCATCCTAGGTTGGGTATCCATGGAACAGCTCCTCTGAAAAGGTGA
- the LOC141619860 gene encoding uncharacterized protein LOC141619860 isoform X2, whose amino-acid sequence MKLIQPQQNPSNPFQHPITNGFLTLHNAATQQYLDTARGHYITALSARIPTNQQPLTNICAPSLPPHSTYHQLPEADQPPTPQHHHHPTTVFEMQFPKPLFNASKNQLHFNPTLSTTNTPQLPEMVDTLGVVIGQEMLRLDASQPQQALMSVSSDIGDANDSLPKGMLETSTSLHKTVESLKTELEHLKREHADFKDNDLLLQSALNNCNLKPSRCNPNNEAHLAEEDKSRHAYEEAHQNKNETDSLNIINSKRRKREHCSFNTYSQLDKRPTLTPHITEANGRTMTALDATNSVPHRIYTTCVSTSESSARIMNSEDELESSTQQPEDSNNLPTAELMVIQPRIEAHNCDRLPKFSIRDYVFSARNKDISTNWPFSEKNLQLCLKHGVKNVLPPFQPVDSFRDNSVKRCLVEKSISSEESNLNERPSVMKIHLVRDTAINRCWNQEFAEGFRDLDSFPSVREKDLAFQTTPVLCQSEVGSVSTSNLPLSEVVSDENEAAGSAANKTKSSVSQVFDKKRRTALKLPVNSRRATPEDITSACTAPSEATATKICPVCENFSSSSNTTLNAHIDQCLSSQSSPNWMNNSKLVNPRIKPRKMRSMVDICATAPQCTLEDLDRRNGSNWAINLDTTSEDTGLRIEGSNHRVSSRYTVNNFDDDSVYIDSSGRKIRILSKFNETVPSSFPKPRKDPKVRKQCRRGKRSNLFSASRKRRLVKHLKYLRVTRQKKHLLSLKACAAEKATCAGHESHMKQQPTGSLGNGLEAQEQRNQIVPDSSGGCTSSFAKKNDPEATTTVCRYDLRMRSDHKVTGRKFAKKLPHFPKKPLCSIQQSMRAEHRSSGSSCGKTMRSPLKNKIQDNKQTILVPLKFRDPGFNGESTKDCVWKSLESGSTPVRSLEREIEIQSDAVLTAGSCKILHSCRTNSFDEMRSCNSETDARSNDTGDQSGAVQGCSQSGLRDTNRFSECGGGAQCNYGFAGSAETGHGEKDIDDPDLSTSLAFEETDISLNPSFDPELSTLLSSTMQCTNKFQSPLSQDGSKGYLPQHDLVEEQMLYRDVSATERSELKMGNGNFNLMEIDPILIPGPPGSDLPSFSDMGSEDLQTSSSALEHSFGDGDNVVNGDSSDSLFSAASSIFNLGVTNDHVYQGWFGASSPLDTLTVFSKSTAVKTERVASIVNDLKEGQGRSQQCCCSRKEAIPWSAAMNIQESELLVQKMSSLVAFPGEKYTYSSLTKWPYGQDDTICRSIESEKVVDSGHTSHQNITSVQSLRIGDSDSSTPAPILRLMGKDLMVVNNEEDDPSLVPAAQNVNPNSETSSKHDVTWEHHSSQSPALIGPLPYVQDPCTFSVKCFDVGPSNMINSSGSPNSTSGDTYINNPVHPRLGIHGTAPLKR is encoded by the exons ATGAAACTAATACAACCTCAACAAAATCCATCCAACCCTTTTCAACACCCTATTACCAACGGATTTCTAACTCTTCATAATGCTGCTACTCAACAATATCTCGACACTGCTAGAGGTCATTATATCACCGCCCTTTCTGCCCGAATACCGACTAACCAGCAACCCCTTACCAATATTTGTGCACCATCACTCCCACCTCACTCTACCTACCACCAACTACCCGAAGCTGACCAACCACCCAcaccccaacaccaccaccaccccaccactGTTTTTGAAATGCAGTTTCCCAAGCCCCTCTTCAATGCCTCCAAAAACCAATTGCATTTCAACCCAACTTTATCTACAACTAACACACCCCAATTACCTGAAATGGTTGACACACTTGGGGTGGTTATTGGACAAGAAATGCTCAGGCTGGATGCTTCCCAACCTCAACAAGCTCTCATGTCTGTTTCTTCAGATATTGGCGATGCTAACGACTCTTTACCTAAGGGAATGCTGGAAACTAGTACTTCTCTACACAAAACAGTCGAGTCTCTTAAGACCGAGCTTGAGCATTTGAAGAGAGAACATGCCGACTTTAAAGATAATGATCTACTACTCCAATCTGCTCTTAACAATTGCAACTTAAAACCTTCTCGCTGCAACCCTAATAATGAAGCTCACCTGGCAGAAGAAGATAAATCTAGACATGCATATGAAGAAGCACACCAGAACAAAAATGAAACTGATTCCCTCAACATTATTAACAGTAAACGTCGTAAAAGGGAACACTGCAGCTTCAACACTTATTCTCAACTTGACAAGAGGCCAACACTCACTCCTCATATTACTGAAGCTAATGGGCGGACGATGACTGCCTTGGATGCAACTAACAGCGTGCCTCACAGAATCTATACCACCTGTGTCTCAACATCGGAGTCTAGTGCCAGGATCATGAATTCTGAAGATGAGCTTGAGTCATCAACTCAGCAACCAGAGGACTCGAATAACCTACCAACTGCAGAATTGATGGTGATACAACCAAGAATTGAGGCGCATAATTGTGACCGCCTTCCTAAATTTTCCATCAG AGATTATGTCTTTTCTGCCCGGAACAAGGATATCAGCACTAATTGGCCCTTTTCTGAGAAGAATTTGCAGCTTTGTCTGAAACATGGCGTAAAGAATGTATTGCCTCCTTTCCAGCCTGTGGATTCTTTTAGAGATAACTCAGTGAAAAGATGTTTGGTTGAGAAGAGCATTTCCAGTGAAGAAAGCAATCTTAATGAGAGGCCTTCAGTGATGAAAATTCATCTGGTACGAGACACTGCCATTAATCGTTGCTGGAATCAGGAATTTGCCGAAGGTTTCAGGGATCTGGATTCTTTTCCATCTGTGCGAGAAAAAGACTTGGCATTCCAGACAACTCCTGTCCTTTGTCAATCTGAGGTGGGGTCGGTCTCCACAAGCAACCTTCCATTGTCTGAGGTTGTCTCTGATGAAAATGAAGCTGCAGGTTCTGCTGCCAACAAGACTAAGAGTTCAGTCTCACAAGTATTTGACAAGAAGCGTAGAACGGCATTGAAATTACCAGTGAACAGTAGGCGGGCTACACCTGAAGATATTACTTCTGCTTGCACGGCTCCTTCAGAAGCAACGGCTACTAAAATCTGCCCTGTTTGTGAAAATTTTTCATCATCTTCAAATACTACTTTAAATGCCCATATTGATCAGTGCCTTTCTTCTCAATCTAGTCCAAACTGGATGAATAATTCCAAGCTAGTTAACCCTAGAATAAAGCCAAGAAAAATGAGATCAATGGTTGACATCTGCGCAACAGCCCCACAGTGCACCTTAGAAGATTTGGACAGGAGAAATGGCTCTAACTGGGCTATAAATCTAGACACTACTTCTGAAGATACTGGATTGCGCATTGAAGGGAGTAATCATAGAGTATCTTCAAGATATACTGTTAATAATTTTGATGATGATTCCGTTTATATTGACTCCAGTGGCAGAAAAATCCGTATCCTTTCAAAGTTCAATGAAACAGTGCCATCATCATTTCCTAAGCCTAGAAAGGATCCAAAAGTGAGGAAGCAATGTAGAAGGGGCAAGAGATCTAATTTGTTTTCTGCAAGTAGGAAGAGGCGTCTTGTGAAACATTTGAAGTATCTTAGAGTCACACGCCAGAAAAAACACCTCTTGTCTCTTAAG GCTTGTGCGGCTGAAAAGGCTACATGTGCAGGTCATGAAAGCCACATGAAGCAGCAACCAACTGGCTCACTTGGTAATGGACTCGAAGCTCAAGAGCAGAGGAATCAAATAGTTCCCGACTCTTCAGGTGGATGTACATCCTCCTTTGCAAAGAAAAATGACCCTGAAGCTACTACCACAGTCTGCAGGTATGACTTGCGGATGAGGAGCGATCACAAAGTCACCGGGAGAAAATTTGCTAAAAAGCTTCCACATTTCCCAAAGAAACCTCTGTGTTCCATCCAGCAAAGCATGAGAGCAGAGCACAGGAGTTCGGGTTCTTCTTGTGGAAAGACAATGCGTAGTCCACTAAAAAACAAAATCCAAGACAACAAACAGACGATCCTGGTACCCTTGAAGTTTCGGGATCCTGGCTTCAATGGGGAAAGCACCAAAGATTGTGTATGGAAGTCTTTGGAGTCTGGATCAACTCCAGTGCGTTCACTTGAAAGAGAAATTGAGATTCAGTCCGATGCCGTACTTACTGCTGGAAGCTGTAAAATATTACATAGTTGCCGGACCAACTCATTTGATGAGATGAGATCCTGCAATTCAGAGACTGATGCACGGTCAAATGACACTGGAGATCAATCTGGTGCCGTGCAAGGTTGTAGTCAGAGTGGTTTAAGAGACACAAATAGGTTTAGTGAGTGTGGTGGTGGCGCCCAATGTAATTATGGTTTTGCTGGATCTGCTGAAACAGGGCATGGGGAAAAGGATATTGATGATCCTGATTTATCTACTAGTTTGGCTTTTGAAGAAACTGATATCAGTTTAAACCCGTCTTTTGATCCTGAGTTGTCTACGCTTCTCTCTAGCACAATGCAGTGTACAAACAAATTTCAGAGTCCGTTATCCCAGGATGGGTCAAAGGGTTATCTTCCTCAACATGATCTGGTGGAGGAGCAGatgttgtatagagatgtatctGCCACTGAAAGATCAGAGCTGAAGATGGGAAATGGCAATTTCAATTTAATGGAAATTGACCCAATACTCATACCCGGACCACCAGGATCTGATTTACCTAGTTTCAGCGATATGGGCTCTGAAGATCTGCAAACGAGCTCATCAGCCTTGGAACATTCTTTTGGAGATGGAGACAATGTGGTTAATGGGGATTCATCAGATTCTCTTTTTTCGGCAGCATCCTCTATTTTCAACCTGGGTGTCACAAATGATCATGTTTATCAAGGATGGTTCGGTGCTAGTTCACCATTGGATACTTTGACGGTATTTTCAAAATCCACAGCTGTCAAAACTGAAAGAGTTGCTTCTATTGTTAATGATTTAAAAGAAGGCCAGGGCAGAAGCCAGCAATGCTGCTGTTCACGGAAGGAAGCGATTCCTTGGAGTGCTGCTATGAATATCCAAGAATCTGAACTTCTGGTGCAGAAAATGTCATCTTTGGTGGCCTTCCCTGGAGAAAAGTACACCTATTCAAGTTTGACTAAATGGCCATATGGTCAAGATGACACAATTTGTCGGAGTATAGAGTCAGAGAAAGTAGTCGATTCTGGTCATACCTCGCATCAGAATATCACGTCTGTTCAATCCCTAAGAATTGGGGACTCTGATTCTTCAACTCCTGCTCCAATTCTTAGGTTGATGGGTAAGGACTTAATGGTAGTCAACAACGAGGAAGATGATCCTTCACTGGTCCCTGCAGCTCAAAATGTGAACCCGAACTCTGAAACCTCTTCCAAGCATGACGTAACTTGGGAGCATCACTCCTCTCAAAGTCCGGCTCTTATTGGGCCTCTACCGTATGTGCAAGATCCATGTACTTTCTCTGTAAAATGCTTTGATGTTGGGCCATCAAATATGATAAACAGCTCTGGGAGCCCAAACAGTACATCTGGTGACACGTACATCAACAACCCCGTGCATCCTAGGTTGGGTATCCATGGAACAGCTCCTCTGAAAAGGTGA